The Drosophila nasuta strain 15112-1781.00 chromosome 2L, ASM2355853v1, whole genome shotgun sequence genome window below encodes:
- the LOC132795328 gene encoding salivary glue protein Sgs-3-like: protein MKLVTVVLLLVVVLYVVTSVNAQGRRPPRPPGTSPGRPRPRPTTRRTTVRTTRRSTGRTTRRTTRRSTRRTTGRTTRRSTRRTTRRTTGRTTRRSTRRTTRRTTGRTTRRSTRRTTRRTTRRTTSRPSCNEVCTDDFQPVCGTVVRDGRIINCNFSNQCNLDNRSCQRREVWTSTRGNCAQKSSNRDCA, encoded by the exons ATGAAACTAGTCACAGTTGTATTGCTCCTCGTGGTGGTCCTGTATGTGGTTACTTCGGTGAACGCGCAAGGACGCAGACCACCTCGACCACCTGGAACATCACCAGGTAGACCTAGACCTAGACCTACTACAAGGCGTACTACGGTACGAACTACAAGACGTTCTACTGGAAGAACAACGAGACGTACCACTAGAAGATCAACGAGGCGGACAACTGGAAGAACTACGAGACGTAGCACTAGAAGAACAACGAGACGGACTACTGGAAGAACTACGAGACGTAGCACTAGAAGAACTACGAGACGGACAACTGGAAGAACTACAAGACGTAGCACTAGAAGAACAACAAGGCGGACAACAAGGCGGACTACTAGCAGACCAAGCTGCAATGAAGTATGTACAGATGACTTCCAACCTGTTTGTGGAACAGTCGTTCGAGACGGAAGGATCATAAACTGTAATTTTAGCAATCAATGTAACCTTGATAATCGCAGCTGTCAAAGACGGGAAG tTTGGACATCAACCCGCGGTAACTGCGCTCAGAAGTCCAGCAACAGAGACTGCGCATAG
- the LOC132795321 gene encoding salivary glue protein Sgs-3-like, whose translation MKLVTVVLLFVVVLYVAASANAQATRSPGTAAAGPRPTTRRTTRRTTLRTTRRTTGRTTRRTTGRTTRRTTGRTTRRTTGRTTRRTTGRTTRRTTGRTTRRTTGRTTRRTTGRTTRRTTGRTTRRTTGRTTRRTTGRTTRRTTRRTTRRTTTGPSCNDNCPPDFQPVCGTVFREGRFINCNFSNQCNLDNHSCRRREVWISRSGNCAQKSSNRDCA comes from the exons ATGAAACTAGTCACAGTTGTGTTGCTCTTTGTGGTAGTCCTGTATGTGGCCGCTTCGGCGAATGCCCAAGCAACTAGATCACCGGGTACAGCGGCAGCTGGGCCAAGGCCTACAACTAGACGAACCACAAGACGTACTACTTTACGAACAACAAGACGTACAACTGGAAGAACAACCAGACGTACCACTGGAAGAACAACGAGACGTACTACTGGAAGAACAACCAGACGTACCACTGGAAGAACAACGAGACGTACCACTGGAAGAACAACGAGACGTACCACTGGAAGAACAACAAGACGAACCACAGGAAGAACAACACGACGTACTACTGGAAGAACAACGAGACGTACCACTGGAAGAACAACGAGACGTACTACTGGAAGAACAACGAGACGTACCACTGGAAGAACAACACGACGTACTACAAGAAGGACAACGAGACGTACCACAACAGGACCGAGCTGCAATGATAATTGTCCACCAGACTTTCAACCCGTTTGTGGAACAGTTTTTCGGGAGGGAAGGTTCATAAACTGTAATTTCAGCAATCAATGTAATCTGGATAATCACAGTTGTCGAAGACGGGAAG TGTGGATATCCAGGAGCGGTAACTGCGCTCAAAAGTCCAGCAACAGAGACTGTGCTTAA
- the LOC132784446 gene encoding involucrin-like translates to MKLVTILLLLIVVLYVVNSINAQRIRPDEPQEEQLGGLLEEQQGALQGVQLEEQLGGLLEEQLGGLLEEHQGVLLEEQQGALQGVQLEEQLGGLLEESLGDQLDEPQGALQGDRLEEQLGGLVDKLHGDRLDEPQGIPLEEQLGGLLEEHQGALLEEQQGALQGVQLEEQLEESQGDQLDEAQGALQGDRLEEQLGGLVDKLHGDRLDEPQGVPLEEQLGGLLEEQQGALQGVQLEEQLGGLLEESQGDQLDEAQGALQGDRLEEQLGGLVDKLHGDRLDEPQGVPLEEQLGGLLEEQQGALQGVQLEEQLGGLLEESQGDQLDEAQGALQGDRLEEQLGGLVDKLHGDRLDEPQGVPLEEQLGGLLEEQQGALQGVQLEEQLGGLLEESQGDQLDEAQGALQGDRLEGGLVDKLHGDRLDEPQGVPLEEQLGGP, encoded by the exons ATGAAACTAGTTACAATTTTGTTACTTCTCATCGTGGTCCTGTATGTGGTCAATTCCATAAACGCCCAAAGAATTAGACCTG ACGAACCACAAGAAGAACAACTAGGAGGACTTCTAGAAGAACAACAAGGCGCTCTACAAGGCGTCCAACTAGAAGAACAACTAGGAGGACTACTAGAAGAACAACTAGGAGGACTATTAGAAGAACATCAAGGCGTCCTACTAGAAGAACAACAAGGCGCTCTACAAGGCGTCCAACTAGAAGAACAACTAGGAGGACTACTAGAAGAATCACTAGGCGACCAACTAGACGAACCACAGGGCGCCCTACAAGGCGACCGACTAGAAGAACAACTAGGAGGCCTAGTAGACAAACTACACGGCGACCGACTAGACGAACCACAAGGCATCCCACTAGAAGAACAACTAGGAGGACTTCTAGAAGAACATCAAGGCGCCCTACTAGAAGAACAACAAGGCGCTCTACAAGGCGTCCAACTAGAAGAACAACTAGAAGAATCACAAGGCGACCAACTAGACGAAGCACAGGGCGCCCTACAAGGCGACCGACTAGAAGAACAACTAGGAGGCCTAGTAGACAAACTACACGGCGACCGACTAGACGAACCACAAGGCGTTCCACTAGAAGAACAACTAGGAGGACTTCTAGAAGAACAACAAGGCGCTCTACAAGGCGTCCAACTAGAAGAACAACTAGGAGGACTACTAGAAGAATCACAAGGCGACCAACTAGACGAAGCACAGGGCGCCCTACAAGGCGACCGACTAGAAGAACAACTAGGAGGCCTAGTAGACAAACTACACGGCGACCGACTAGACGAACCACAAGGCGTTCCACTAGAAGAACAACTAGGAGGACTTCTAGAAGAACAACAAGGCGCTCTACAAGGCGTCCAACTAGAAGAACAACTAGGAGGACTACTAGAAGAATCACAAGGCGACCAACTAGACGAAGCACAGGGCGCCCTACAAGGCGACCGACTAGAAGAACAACTAGGAGGCCTAGTAGACAAACTACACGGCGACCGACTAGACGAACCACAAGGCGTTCCACTAGAAGAACAACTAGGAGGACTTCTAGAAGAACAACAAGGCGCTCTACAAGGCGTCCAACTAGAAGAACAACTAGGAGGACTACTAGAAGAATCACAAGGCGACCAACTAGACGAAGCACAGGGCGCCCTACAAGGCGACCGACTAGAAGGAGGCCTAGTAGACAAACTACACGGCGACCGACTAGACGAACCACAAGGCGTCCCACTAGAAGAACAACTAGGAGGACCATAA
- the LOC132795337 gene encoding integumentary mucin C.1-like produces MKLVTVVLFLVVVLYVVSSVNAQGRRPPIPTTRRTTPRPTRRTTTRPTRRTTTGPTRHTTTGPTRRTTTGPTRRTTTGPTRRTITGPTRRTMPRPTRRTTTGPSCDDYCLPDVQPVCGTVFREGRFINCNFSNQCNLDNHSCRRREVWISRSGNCAQKSSNRDCA; encoded by the exons ATGAAACTAGTCACAGTTGTATTGTTCCTCGTGGTGGTCCTGTATGTGGTTTCTTCGGTGAACGCGCAAGGACGCAGACCACCTATACCTACTACAAGGCGTACTACGCCACGACCAACGAGACGTACCACTACAAGACCAACGAGACGTACCACTACAGGACCAACGAGACATACCACTACAGGACCAACGAGACGTACCACTACAGGACCAACGAGACGTACCACTACAGGACCAACGAGACGTACCATTACAGGACCAACGAGACGTACCATGCCACGACCAACGAGACGTACCACTACAGGACCAAGTTGCGATGATTATTGTCTACCAGACGTTCAACCCGTTTGTGGAACAGTTTTTCGGGAGGGAAGGTTCATAAACTGTAATTTCAGCAATCAATGTAATCTGGATAATCACAGTTGTCGAAGACGGGAAG TGTGGATATCCAGAAGCGGTAACTGCGCTCAAAAGTCCAGCAACAGAGACTGTGCTTAA